The Streptomyces sp. NBC_00286 nucleotide sequence AGCCGTGCGCGGATCTGACGTGTTCATCGGCGTATCGGCGCCCAATGTGCTGGACGGCGACGACGTGGCGGCGATGGCCGAGGGCGCGATCGTGTTCGCGCTCGCGAACCCGGACCCCGAGGTCGAACCGGCGATCGCCCGCCAGACGGCGGCGGTCGTGGCCACGGGCCGCTCCGACTTCCCGAACCAGATCAACAACGTGCTGGTCTTCCCCGGCGTCTTCCGCGGCCTCCTGGACGCCCAGTCCCGCACGGTCAACACGGAGATGATGCTGGCCGCCGCGACCGCCCTCGCGGACGTGGTGACCGAGGACGAGCTGAACGCGAACTACATCATCCCGAGCGTCTTCAACGACAAGGTCGCGGGCGCGGTCGCGGGCGCGGTGCGCAACGCGGCGAAGGCGGCGGGCGTGGCGGCCGCGGGCAGCGCGCCGGCCTGACGCCGCCCCGGCCGGCACGGTCTGACCGGCCGCGTCGTACGCTGTGATGGTCGCCACGGCGGCCCGGATACGGCGCGTCGTGGGACATGGTGTCCCTGGCCGCCCCTAGGGTGTCGGCCAGGCTCAGGCCTTGCAGGCCCTGCGATCTGCTGCCGGGAGCAGACGGAGCGTCACCTATTCGAGGGTGTGGCGCTTTTCGTGTGACTCCCAGGGGTGCCGGATTGGCTTTCCCGCCGCAGGTGGGGGCAGGATGCGTCTCTGGGCGCGAGGGTCTGGCTATGGACCCGGGTCCGGGGACCGACCGAGGACCCTGGCAGCATCGGCTCCGCTGGTGCTCATCATGCGGCTCCGCCGCGTGGCACGCCTCAACGGCAAGAAGAACACGGGAGTAACAACATGAACCGCAGTGAGCTGGTGGCCGCGCTGGCCGACCGCGCCGAGGTGACCCGCAAGGACGCCGACGCCGTTCTGGCCGCGTTCGCCGAGACCGTCGGCGAGATCGTCGCCAAGGGCGACGAGAAGGTCACCATCCCCGGCTTCCTGACCTTCGAGCGCACCCACCGTGCCGCTCGCACCGCGCGCAACCCGCAGACCGGCGACCCGATCCAGATCCCGGCCGGCTACAGCGTGAAGGTCTCCGCTGGAAGCAAGCTGAAGGAAGCCGCGAAGGGCCAGTAAGGCCAGCCAGAGTCGCGGATACGACACAAGTGGGGCGGCCACCCGGACCGGGTGGCCGCCCCACTTGTGTCGTACGTACGGAGCTCGGGAACTGCTAGCCGAGTGCCTTGCCCGGCAGTTCGACCTTCGCGCCCAGGTCGCCGAGCTTCTCCATGCTGTGTCTATCCGGGGGCTGTGACATCAGCGGCTCCGCCGCGGGCTCCCGGACCCCCAGCCGAGATCGGCGCTGTCCTGAGCCGGAGCGAGGAGACTGCGGTCAGCCGAGCGCTTTACCGGGCAGTTCGACCTTCGCGCCCAAGTCGCCCAGCTTCTCCATGAAGTTCTCGTAGCCGCGGTTGATCAGGTCGATGCCGTGGACCCGGGACGTGCCCTGGGCCGCCAGTGCGGCGATGAGGTACGAGAAGCCGCCGCGGAGGTCGGGGATAACCAGGTCGGCGCCCTGGAGCTTGGTCGGGCCCGAGACGACCGCGGAGTGCAGGAAGTTGCGCTGGCCGAAGCGGCAGTTGGAGCCGCCGAGGCACTCGCGGTAGAGCTGGATGTGCGCGCCCATCTGGTTCAGGGCGGAGGTGAAGCCGAGGCGGGACTCGTACACCGTCTCGTGGACGATCGACAGGCCCGTCGCCTGCGTCAGGGCGACGACGAGCGGCTGCTGCCAGTCGGTCTGGAAGCCGGGGGCCACGTCCGTCTCCAGCGCGATGGACTTCAGCTGGCCGCCGGGGTGCCAGAAGCGGATGCCCTCGTCGTCGATCTCGAAGGCGCCGCCGACCTTCCGGTAGGTGTTCAGGAACGACATCATCGAGCGCTGCTGGGCGCCGCGGACGTAGATGTTGCCTTCGGTGGCGAGCGCCGCGGAAGCCCAGGAGGCGGCCTCCAGGCGGTCCGGGAGGGCCGCGTGGGTGTAGCCGCCGAGCTTGTCCACGCCCGTGACGCGGATGGTGCGGTCGGTGTCCATCGCGATGATCGCGCCCATTTTCTGCAGTACGCAGATCAGGTCCTCGATCTCCGGCTCCACGGCCGCGTTCGAGAGCTCCGTCACACCCTCCGCCAGGACCGCCGTCAGCAACACCTGCTCGGTCGCGCCCACGGACGGGTACGGCAGCCGGATCTTGGTGCCGCGCAGCCGCTGCGGAGCCTCCAGGTACTGGCCGTCCACCCGCTTCTCGATCGTCGCGCCGAACTGCCGCAGCACCTCGAAGTGGAAGTCGATCGGCCGGCCGCCGATGTCACAGCCGCCCAGGCCCGGGATGAACGCATGGCCGAGCCGGTGCAGCAGCGGTCCGCAGAACAGGATCGGGATGCGCGAGGAGCCCGCGTGCGCGTCGATGTCCGCGACGTTCGCGCTCTCCACGTGCGACGGGTCCAGGACCAGCTCGCCCGGCTCCTCTCCCGGCCGGACCGTCACCCCATGCAGCTGCAGCAGCCCGCGTACGACACGTACGTCACGGATGTCGGGCACATTGCGCAGCCGGCTCGGAGCGCTGCCGAGCAGGGCGGCGACCATCGCCTTCGGTACGAGGTTCTTCGCACCACGGACACGGATCTCACCCTCCAGCGGGGTTCCGCCGTGGACAAGCAGGACGTCGTCTGAACCGTTGACGGTCATGTATCTCGCGTTCCGATGAAGTTGGACAGGGGGCAGGTTCACAGGGGCAGGTTCGCTGGGCGGCCGTGAACCGGAGCAGCAAGCGTAATGGGCGCCTACCCCGGTATCGGTAGCCCAAGTACGGCTCAGCTCCGTCATAGCTTTGCCACAACACGAACGGTTCTCCGGCGGGTACGCGGGGTCACTGGCGCGTCCGTGCGCTCTGCCTGCTTCTGTACGCCCTGAGCTGCTTTCACCGCTCCATTGGCAATGCCTCCCCTCCCAGGGGGAAGATGCGGGATCATGTCAGGCATGACCGAGGTGTCCTCGCTCACAGGGCGGCTGCTCGTGGCCACTCCCGCCCTGGCGGACCCGAATTTCGACCGCGCTGTGGTGCTGCTCCTCGACCACGACGAGGAGGGTTCCCTGGGTGTCGTCCTCAACCGCCCCACCCCGGTGGACGTCGGCGACATCCTCGAGGGCTGGGCGGACCTCGCCGGGGAGCCCGGAGTCGTCTTCCAGGGCGGCCCGGTCTCGCTCGACTCGGCGCTCGGCGTCGCGGTCATTCCCGGCGGCTCCCTGGGGGAGCGCGCACCGCTCGGCTGGCGCCGGGTGCACGGCGCGATCGGGCTCGTGGACCTGGAAGCCCCGCCGGAACTGCTCGCCTCGGCCGTCGGCAGCCTGCGGATCTTCGCCGGGTACGCCGGCTGGGGTCCGGGCCAGCTGGAGGACGAACTGACCGAGGGCGCCTGGTACGTCGTCGAATCCGAGCCCGGCGACGTCTCCTCCCCGTCTCCCGAACGGCTGTGGCGCGAGGTCCTCCGCCGGCAGCGCAACGAGCTGGCGATGGTGGCGACGTACCCGGACGACCCTTCGCTCAACTGATGCCTGTGAGCTTCAGTACCCTTGCAGTCATGAGCACTCTTGAGCCTGAGACCCAGCCTCAGCGCGGGACTGGTACGGGGACCCTGGTCGAGCCGGCGCCGCAGACCTCGCACGGTGACGGTGACCATGAGCGCTTCGCCCATTACGTCCAGAAGGACAAGATCATGGCGAGCGCGCTGGACGGCACGCCTGTCGTCGCGCTCTGCGGCAAGGTGTGGGTCCCGGGCCGCGATCCGAAGAAGTATCCCGTGTGCCCCATGTGCAAGGAGATCTACGAGTCCATGGGCTCCGGCGGAGACCAGGGCAAGGGCGGCGACAAGTAACGCCCGCTTTCC carries:
- a CDS encoding HU family DNA-binding protein, whose product is MNRSELVAALADRAEVTRKDADAVLAAFAETVGEIVAKGDEKVTIPGFLTFERTHRAARTARNPQTGDPIQIPAGYSVKVSAGSKLKEAAKGQ
- the murA gene encoding UDP-N-acetylglucosamine 1-carboxyvinyltransferase translates to MTVNGSDDVLLVHGGTPLEGEIRVRGAKNLVPKAMVAALLGSAPSRLRNVPDIRDVRVVRGLLQLHGVTVRPGEEPGELVLDPSHVESANVADIDAHAGSSRIPILFCGPLLHRLGHAFIPGLGGCDIGGRPIDFHFEVLRQFGATIEKRVDGQYLEAPQRLRGTKIRLPYPSVGATEQVLLTAVLAEGVTELSNAAVEPEIEDLICVLQKMGAIIAMDTDRTIRVTGVDKLGGYTHAALPDRLEAASWASAALATEGNIYVRGAQQRSMMSFLNTYRKVGGAFEIDDEGIRFWHPGGQLKSIALETDVAPGFQTDWQQPLVVALTQATGLSIVHETVYESRLGFTSALNQMGAHIQLYRECLGGSNCRFGQRNFLHSAVVSGPTKLQGADLVIPDLRGGFSYLIAALAAQGTSRVHGIDLINRGYENFMEKLGDLGAKVELPGKALG
- a CDS encoding YqgE/AlgH family protein; translation: MTEVSSLTGRLLVATPALADPNFDRAVVLLLDHDEEGSLGVVLNRPTPVDVGDILEGWADLAGEPGVVFQGGPVSLDSALGVAVIPGGSLGERAPLGWRRVHGAIGLVDLEAPPELLASAVGSLRIFAGYAGWGPGQLEDELTEGAWYVVESEPGDVSSPSPERLWREVLRRQRNELAMVATYPDDPSLN
- a CDS encoding DUF3039 domain-containing protein, whose amino-acid sequence is MSTLEPETQPQRGTGTGTLVEPAPQTSHGDGDHERFAHYVQKDKIMASALDGTPVVALCGKVWVPGRDPKKYPVCPMCKEIYESMGSGGDQGKGGDK